TGAAACTTGGTTTAAATTGCTGAGGACTAATCACAATGATAGTCCCACAAATGCCCTCTTTAGGCCATTGATTAATTGACCAATCAGCCATCAAAGCCTAGTTGTCAAGTGTTGTACATGATTAGCTATGATTACTCATGAGTATAACCAATAATGAAGGGGgaaataaatgaaaaaagaaCAACAAACAAAGAAGTACCAAAAAATAGCAACTAATAAAAAGAAGGTGAAAATAAGTTGTCTATATTACAGTGAGTAAAGTGAAACTAAAATACAATACTTGGTCCAGCCCTATGTCTGGTCaaacaaaaaaaggaaaagcaaaATAGTCTTATATAAACTAATATGTCTGTCAAAGTATGCAATATGTATTGCTTGCTGTTAGTAGTATGTattcatgatgatgatggtgaccctcttgatccctagtagctagtcttgTTTTAATCTAGGTGTATTCAGCTATACATCTAGAAGATACTTTCTTCTGTATGCTTCTATAAAtctgcatgaagaagaagaaaaatcatTTAGTGGAAGAGGCACTAATTTATCAGATCATAAACAAATTCTAAGATGACTTCTACTActtgtaaataaataaaaagaaaaaaaatatcttacCCTAAAAATGATCCCCTGCCAGCCAGTTCTATTCTTACAACCTACAGTTCAAATTTTGAAGCCTAAGAAATATATATCAACTTGTCAGTAGAATTGCATCCACAACCATGATGCAGGGGATGATAGTGTTACACACTACATTTAGCAGTACCTTGGATTGTAAAGAAAATTAATGAGAAGTAGCCATTTCGCCGGAAGTGGTTTCCTGTTCTAACTCGTTATGAGAATATGTGCTTGCCGAGAGTGCAGCACTCTCGTTGATACCTGCCAACGAAGAGAAATCGGACACGTTATCTCCTGCTGCTTTTGTTGGTGAAGCAAAGAAACTATCTGGAAGGGCCTGCTCCACGTTTCTTTAGAGCCAAGAAAGCATGAGATAAAACATGATATTAGAAACTTGTCATGAAATACACATTTAGATATGGGTTAAGAACTTAAGATCAAGGCAAGAGATACCTAAAAGCCTGAATCACAATGCAATAGGAATAAGATCTGAAACAAAGTCAAGCACCATACCTGTTATCAAGATTTTTCACTTCCACATTTGCatttgcattattattttcacTGCTACACTCAAAACCACCAATGAAAGCCGGGCCCACTTCTTTCTGTGGCTGCGGCTGCTCCTCCTCCCCCTCGGCAGTGCCTAAAGAAAGGGTATAACTGAGGCCGCCCTGGTAGCCTGCAGTGTGAAGCATTTCAATAATGCAAAGAGCCTAACCCTTGTTAACTAGAATCATTCCATAGAGTATCATCAATTGACTAACCTGTAAGGTCTCCTTTAATGTTGTTTTGAGAAGAAAGATCAGCAGTGCTAACTTGACCATGAAGTTGATGGGATAAGGGCGAAGGTGCGCCGACAGAGTGACTGcgctgatgatgatgatgatgaatggGAATATTCTTGAAGTCTGGAAGCTGCAGATTCTTCAGCCTTCGTTCCTGAAGGTCAATGACCTGCTGCAATTCAGCCTGCTCCTCGAGTTTTCTTCTCAACAAGATATCATGCGGATTATATAACATTCTTGCTCCTGCATAGAACAGATccagtggaaaagaaaatagaaacagCATGATGAGACTCTTAACACAAGCAAATGCATACACATCAGCTTTCTAAGAATAAATGCTCCTTCCACTAAACAAAGTGCAATAGAAATGCCACGTAGGGAAACTTAATTACCAAGATGAAAATCATAAGGTTCTTTGGAATCAAATCTAGGACTTAAACATGGTGAAAAGTCCCCCCTCTCTGATTGCTGTTGCTGCTGTCTCCTGGATACATCAATATGAATAATATTAATTGAGGAATAGCTAGATATAAGTCAACAAAAGAGATGATATCAACTTACTTGTCAGGGATTTTCCCCTTCTCCTTGTAGGGCTTGACAAGTACGCGTGAATCACAGATAAAATGAGGGTTCCCCTTGGATAATATGAGCCTCACTGTCTCTGGATAGACAAAGGTAACAAACCCAAACATTCGCTTCTGCTGGTAAGGAATCCTCACGTCTTGCACAGGTCCAAATTTGCTTCAGAAGAACACAAATAGCGATTTAATAAAACACGGAGTACTTCATGTATAGTTTCTAAACACCGATTAAACCAATTGAACCTGTCTATTATCCCAAGAACTTAATAAGTAGCCTGCTCAAATTTCCTTTGTTTGTCTGTTATAGGCTTTTCCTCTGATAAACAACAGTCATTGAAAAGCTGAAAACAGTTCTAAACTAATTCTTAATTCGATAATACAACAACTAATGATTGTTGAAGGGCTATTGCAATACCCCAGATGCAAACTCAAATCCATCAAGGGTGACAAAAGTAACAAGTAACACTCTGGTTATGAGGCATGATCAATATTAGAGGCAACAAAACTGGGGCCTTCTAATAGTGGACAGTCTATGGTATGTTTTACCTGAAATACTCTGAAACATCTTCATCCTTAAAGGAGCTTTCAGCTGGAAAGGTCAAATAAATCTGTCGCGAAGCCGAGTTAGGTTTTTCGGCTGAAATCATGGCTAGAAACTCATTCCTTTCTGGCCTGCCTCGGCCAAAGTTGTGAAATTCTTCACCCATCATATATGCTGTGGTGGCAGCTGCTCTGAAAAGGCAACACAAGCCCATGgaataacaatatataataattcacaAATAAGAACAAAAGACAGCAAACAGAACTGAAGGGATCTCATCTTAAACAATTAACAAACCTCTGTGGATCATTTTGCTGCATAATCAGAAAATCAATGTACTTGTCATATGAGGATGGTGAAGTTCCAGCTACAAGCTGTGAAGCCATTAATCTCCGATGATGCTCAGTCTTCAACCTCAGGAACTCCTCGTGCTGTTCTAACCCCTCAAACCTACTAGGAGAACCAACAATGGCACCAAATGAATCATTCAAAGCACCATGCACAAACTTACAATTACTCCCATTTTTGCAGAAACCCCTTGCAAAGTAAAGGCATGGCTTATATCCAATTCCAGGGCCACCTTCCTCGAACCCGAAACAAGCATCACTAGCAGAGTAGCTCCTCCTGTGAAAAGGAGCATCCCCGTTGTTGAGTGATTGCAAATT
The genomic region above belongs to Arachis stenosperma cultivar V10309 chromosome 5, arast.V10309.gnm1.PFL2, whole genome shotgun sequence and contains:
- the LOC130979279 gene encoding zinc finger CCCH domain-containing protein 55-like translates to MASSSYEATNVVLSKIKSIEPENASKIMGYLLMNLEDSELVRLACSPDPVLHNIVIRVKTHLGLTLSSPSSSPSPLNPITRPSTNPFSKSSPRLVASNGFDFARNPSSPSSSAWPLSGIPNNPISPKSSPLLSYENIRSVAVHSPSFSPRVNGDCNPVGGDFVDEQQVDEYFPFLGDSSKNEELLDLGGQNLQSLNNGDAPFHRRSYSASDACFGFEEGGPGIGYKPCLYFARGFCKNGSNCKFVHGALNDSFGAIVGSPSRFEGLEQHEEFLRLKTEHHRRLMASQLVAGTSPSSYDKYIDFLIMQQNDPQRAAATTAYMMGEEFHNFGRGRPERNEFLAMISAEKPNSASRQIYLTFPAESSFKDEDVSEYFSKFGPVQDVRIPYQQKRMFGFVTFVYPETVRLILSKGNPHFICDSRVLVKPYKEKGKIPDKRQQQQQSERGDFSPCLSPRFDSKEPYDFHLGARMLYNPHDILLRRKLEEQAELQQVIDLQERRLKNLQLPDFKNIPIHHHHHQRSHSVGAPSPLSHQLHGQVSTADLSSQNNIKGDLTGYQGGLSYTLSLGTAEGEEEQPQPQKEVGPAFIGGFECSSENNNANANVEVKNLDNRNVEQALPDSFFASPTKAAGDNVSDFSSLAGINESAALSASTYSHNELEQETTSGEMATSH